A single Populus nigra chromosome 13, ddPopNigr1.1, whole genome shotgun sequence DNA region contains:
- the LOC133671181 gene encoding PR5-like receptor kinase, whose amino-acid sequence MMTFSIITIYLTRREGSFGAVIAMTLRLKKSQHVGRVKTFMMDYHSLIPKRYSYSEIKKITNSFVYTLGQGGFGNVYRGKLPDDGRLVAVKVLKESKGDGEEFMNEVASISRTSHVNVVNLLGFCYERNKRALIYEFMPNGSLDSFLSDKGSPHTNYRLEWKKLYEIAVGIARGLEYLHRGCNTRIVHFDIKPHNILLDEDFCPKISDFGLAKLCQSKVSKISMIGARGTVGYIAPEVFCRNFGGVTYKSDVYSYGMMVLEMVGQSKDFDMGSVETNELYFPDWFYMYLDPGEISTFHEGITEEEKEIVKKMILVGLWCIQSMPSHRPSMTKVVEMFEGSLQSLQIPPRPSLSSPRRSAQDHSSNVSSLPCVSSQGGGVNTLSADESDL is encoded by the coding sequence ATGATGACTTTTTCCATAATTACAATATATCTCACTAGAAGAGAAGGTTCTTTTGGTGCTGTCATAGCAATGACCTTAAGGCTGAAGAAATCGCAGCATGTTGGTAGGGTTAAAACATTTATGATGGACTATCATTCTCTTATTCCAAAGCGTTATTCGTATTCAGAGATCAAGAAAATAACCAACTCATTCGTCTATACACTAGGCCAGGGAGGATTTGGTAATGTATACAGAGGAAAGTTACCAGATGACGGTCGTCTTGTAGCTGTAAAAGTCCTAAAAGAGTCCAAAGGTGATGGAGAAGAGTTCATGAATGAAGTTGCAAGCATCAGTAGAACTTCCCACGTGAATGTAGTTAACCTTTTGGGCTTCTGCTACGAGAGGAATAAAAGAGCTTTGATTTATGAATTCATGCCCAATGGATCTTTAGATAGCTTCCTATCTGATAAAGGATCCCCACATACAAACTATCGTTtagaatggaaaaaattatatgaaattgcAGTTGGTATTGCTAGAGGTCTGGAGTACTTGCATAGAGGGTGTAACACTCGGATTGTGCATTTTGACATAAAGCCTCACAACATTCTTCTCGATGAAGACTTTTGTCCAAAGATCTCAGATTTTGGTCTCGCGAAGCTATGCCAGAGCAAAGTAAGTAAGATCTCGATGATAGGTGCCAGAGGAACTGTTGGTTACATAGCGCCTGAAGTATTCTGCAGAAATTTTGGAGGAGTAACTTACAAGTCTGATGTGTATAGTTATGGGATGATGGTTCTTGAAATGGTCGGACAAAGTAAAGATTTTGATATGGGATCGGTGGAAACCAACGAGTTGTATTTCCCGGATTGGTTTTATATGTATCTTGATCCAGGAGAGATTTCAACATTTCATGAAGGTATAACGGAGGAGGAAAAAGAGATTGTTAAAAAGATGATTTTAGTGGGTTTGTGGTGCATCCAAAGCATGCCGTCACATAGACCATCAATGACAAAGGTTGTAGAGATGTTTGAAGGCAGTCTTCAGTCTTTGCAAATTCCACCGAGACCTTCCCTTTCCTCTCCTAGAAGGTCCGCTCAAGATCACTCTTCCAATGTATCATCACTGCCTTGCGTGTCGTCCCAGGGGGGTGGGGTAAATACATTGTCTGCAGATGAAAGTGACTTGTAA
- the LOC133671182 gene encoding LEAF RUST 10 DISEASE-RESISTANCE LOCUS RECEPTOR-LIKE PROTEIN KINASE-like 2.1: MQHHLFPTMSWFIVFLTITFVHAPSSAFANDDERYVSCSNSFDCGDIKGVGYPFWGSNRPDYCGYPQLKLHCSDQDLEITIEKLTYKVLGIDNQTRTLSVARTDYAENICPTLILNTTWIPSLLNYTSDDQNITIYYGCPTQGAPTSTALPQFPCNINATEMTGYFTAFANLSDLGSSSSNLTSYLASCKDSIKVPVRESAFQQILSAPTAAQLLGGLNQGFGLKWNASHNFCDTCQSSGGKCGYNQSTTAFTCYCKDQPQQFSCQQSPTDAQSPTNDQSSSMSSCLLLFFFR; this comes from the coding sequence ATGCAACACCATCTCTTTCCTACCATGTCTTGGTTCATCGTGTTCCTAACAATAACCTTTGTCCATGCTCCATCATCTGCCTTTGCCAACGACGATGAGCGATATGTAAGCTGCAGCAACTCGTTTGATTGTGGAGATATTAAGGGTGTTGGTTATCCTTTCTGGGGATCCAATAGGCCTGATTACTGTGGCTATCCGCAGTTGAAGCTCCACTGCAGTGACCAAGATCTGGAGATCACAATCGAGAAATTGACTTACAAAGTTCTTGGCATCGATAACCAGACACGGACTCTCAGTGTTGCTCGAACAGATTATGCAGAAAACATCTGTCCGACACTCATTCTCAACACCACTTGGATACCCAGTCTATTGAACTACACATCCGATGATCAGAACATAACAATCTACTATGGTTGCCCCACTCAAGGTGCACCAACTTCAACAGCTTTACCGCAGTTTCCCTGCAACATAAACGCCACTGAGATGACGGGCTACTTTACAGCGTTTGCCAACTTGTCGGATCTTGGAAGCTCTTCTTCTAACTTGACCAGTTACCTGGCATCGTGCAAAGATAGCATTAAAGTTCCAGTACGTGAATCAGCTTTTCAGCAAATTTTAAGTGCTCCAACTGCAGCACAGCTGCTGGGAGGTCTAAATCAAGGTTTTGGTTTGAAGTGGAATGCATCTCATAACTTCTGTGATACATGCCAATCTTCTGGCGGTAAGTGTGGGTACAACCAGAGTACTACAGCATTTACTTGTTATTGCAAGGATCAACCTCAACAATTTTCTTGCCAACAATCTCCAACTGACGCTCAATCCCCAACTAATGATCAATCCTCAAGTATGTCCTCTTgcctgttattattttttttccgctGA